TAGGATTTCTAGCATAAACctaacttattttattttcagattatttCTCTTCCagagtgatttatttattttttaaatcaagaatGACCTTGAGTGAAAATGCATAAGAAGATGAAtagatttatttaatttaacaatGACCAGCGTTTGAAGCTCAGATGCGTGACAGTACATTCCAGCTCGGTTAGTTTCAAAAtgtaagtttctttttttttttcttttaagactTTCAGTCACGTTAACTGTAGGCCAGAAGAATCGAGGCTTCGCGGCACACATGGCTTTTGACTGGCTGGAAAAGTTGAGATGTAACGCACCAAAATGCAGTGATTTGAATGTTAATTTTTAATGCAGTCCGTGGACGTAATCATCCTTTAGTTTGAGTCCGCTCGTGGTCATATTCCCACATCATTTCCACCTTTTTTAGAAGCAAGTTAAATGTAGCCGAATGAGTtgctttagttttgtttttttctgttaacaATGGCACAACAGTGGGACGTGACATGAAAAGCCTCATACAACATGCTTATCTACAATGTGTTACTGTTCTGTCCTCAGtggaaaatatgtgaaaaagcACCTTTTTGTGGTTCATGGAGACAAGTCTGAAGTCGGAAAGGGTGACGGAGAAAGAATAAAATCTTTCATGCTTTAGGAAAAACCTGCTGCCTtacagttttaatgtttgtaaagctcccttttttaaaagacaaattaGGTTTGTATTGTGTTATTTGAATGAAACCATGAAagtatatttctgtgtttgagagcaattgtgcaaaaaaaaaaacgactgaACTTTTAAATCAACCACACGAGGATTCTTAAAGCTTCTCGAGAAAGCGTTGATATGAAAGTTATGTTCTGGAGAGTGCATGTGCTCCGCCTGCGTCTTTGTTGCTTATAGACTGGCTCGGCCGCCTGATGGGTTTAGCAcgtcaattttctttttttttgttaacccAAGTACGTGGATCGAAGATGTTACAGTCTGAATGACTTGGAAAtaatttgcttttaaaaaaaaaaaattaaaaaaaattaatcatataagagaaaacaagaaaatgtgcAATGTCAGAAACAAATGTTAATGTGGGAGTGTGGACTGAATACACctgattttaaaaaggtcagTTTAATGAAGATGGTGTATGATAAATGTGCTATGAATGCATTTTATGAGGAGAAATAAAGACTAAGCTATTTGATATACAATTGCATAttcttgatattttattttctaataaacTCTACTGATAAAGTTTTGAgcttttttggcatttttgcctgCTTGACAGCgtgggaaagaaaagaggggagaaaGGGGGATACAGAGGAGCGACAAAGGTCCCTGGAGTTAACCAGTAGGGGTTAACTTGACCAACCTGTGAAGGAGTTCAGGCCACAGAGATCACAGCAGCCAGCACTAGGTGTCAGTAGTGGACTATGAAAGAAGGCTTTTGATGCTGAAAATCAAGAATAGGGACCAGTTTGGCAGCTTTGTGTGCTGGGTTGTTCAAAAAACAGGGTTAGGTTATATTTAGGTGCTTAAATAACAAAGGTAGTCTGACAGTCTGTGGCTTTAACAGAGTAATGTGCAGagcaacaacaaatgttttcttttgggAGTTCCTTAGCAGCAGGCTGATGATTAACCCATAAAGCATCTTCTCagaaatcataaaaaaacagaggaggaaacatttaTCCTTATGAACCACAAATCGAAATAAGGACAATTCTTCCTCATCTGGCTGTAATAATGCCGGCCGGTGAGGATTCCTGAATCCTTTGTGAAAAGTGTCCTGACAGAGATCAGCTTCATTAGAAATACAtgtaatttcttcatctcttACACTGTAAATGTGCTGTATGCTGCTTCAGTGTCTGCCAGCTAGAGgaagtatttattattttaatgaatgcatttattcGTTACAGTGTAGTTGTCTcattacattaatattaataataactaTTTATATAGCATCTTTCAAAAAcaagttacaaagtgctttacaataaaaaaatatataaataaaaaagtagatATAGCagctaaaatacatttatacacgtgcaaatgaatacaattaaaagaaaaagcatttgtCTTGTCAATCGTAAGGCAAGAGCACTGTAAGCCATTTGAAATGATCTCACATGTATTGATGATTACCTGTGGTGGCTTTAGTTTGGTTCTGTGATGTATCGCAGGGCCCCAGATGATCCCCTCAAGTCATACTTACAAATCAAGCACCTGAGTGAACGGTTGAGCATTAACCTCCTCAAAGATGGTGTTTTAACCGGACCAATGACCAGGATAGTGTGAGGACACAttctggaggaagaggatggtgAAGAATAACTTGAGGTgaggtgaccccccccccaccccccagtcTGCTTCACACAACTGAGCTGACACCATCTCTCATGTGGAAGAGCAACTGCAGCAGCTCTGGATACACCTGCCCcatgtttacctgtgtgtgtgcgtgtgtgtgtgtgtgtgtgtgtgtgtgtgtgtgtgtgtgtgtgtgtgtgtgtgtgtgtgtgatttaataaCCAGGACGATCAATCTTAACCTGACTGAACAGGAAAATATCTTCTGAAGGAAAATGGGAACGCAGCCATCGCACATTTCCTTTGGCACAGAGCGTGAATGTTGCCTCACGGCCGCATCCTAAATTAGATTTGGACACCCAATCTGTTTGTGCAACGACACTTTACATGCATTATATCGTGCCGTCGCGGGTTTGGAGCAACGCTGGAGTTTCCTGCAGGTGATGAGGTCACTTTCCACCTCTGAGTGTGTACGTGACTTCCGCAACCACGCCTGCGCAGGTGGAGGACGTACATAAGCACCTGCAGAGCATCCCTGGTTCATTCCCCGAGGCTGAGAGGCTTCATCTGCAGCTCACAGCTGGACTAGTCAGCACACTGTGTCTCTGTCGCAGCATGGAGGCCCAGCGGTACCCCATCAGCGTGCGTTTAATTGGAGTGATGCACAAGGAGAAGAGCAAAGTAAGCGCACATGAAGTTTTCTCGGGTTTTCTGAAAAGAtgcgtgattttttttttttttttaaaggtgttaaacttctgttttcctcttccaGATGTACATGATGTCCGTGCTTTGGTCGGACCACAATGATATTGTAATATATAGAACTTTTCCGGATTTCAAGAAAATGCATGTAAGTATTAAAATCCTGCAGCGCATATATGTTTTGCGCATGTGCAGACGGCTGTTGCCTTtaatatatacttttttaaaaatctgtaattcttttttctgtcacagaaacaaatgaagaaagCATTCCCACCCGCAAGTAGACTGAAAAAATCCGACAGAATCATCCCCACATTTCGAGGTATTTGTGCGTAAATTAAAGCTGCGTTTTTTTCTGTGAGTGGTTCTGCGCATTTTCCAGACTGTCCGGACTCTGACAGTGAGCGTCCTGTGTGCTTGTAGACAAGAAGGGGAAGCGGCAGAGGAAGGGCCCCACCAAGTCACTGGTGCGCCTCAAGTTCCTGCAGAAATACTGCAATGAACTTCTGGGCTGCGACCCGCGGGtgtgtcagtctgcagacctcaTCCAGTTCTTCCACCCCAAAGACCAGGACCTGCAGCCGGAGTTCGCCAAGAACAGGTGGGCTCAACACATTCATAGGGATGAAAATGCAGCCATTTGATGGAGGGGTGCCTTCTGCCTTAGGATTTGGCATCAAGCTGCAAGAAGCTCTATAGTGATCTAAGCAGtgacatttcagatttttaGGCAAAACGAGGCAAATACCCTGAAATTGATTGGATAAAACAATTTAGAGGACAAGATTTTTAGACTGCACTCTACCCTCTTCTACATCTATATTTGTCTTGAAAGTTGCCACTATCTACAGGATTTTTTTCCAGTTCTTTAACCcttaaaaaatgtcactttgggAACATTTGACTCAAGAAAAACTGCTCCATCTTGACATAAAGTTTATTTAATCAATGTGTCACTCTCTACTAAGGACTTACAGAGATATCCCTAACCGCAGCAAAATGTCTGCACGATTGTTTTCTCTCCGAGAAGGTGGAGGGGAGTAACATTTAGAATTAACCaagcaaaaaggaaaagcaggaaatgtcaaaacaaaacaggaattAATTCACAAACTAAAGTAACGTGCTCATAAAGGCCActaaacagaaaacaagctCTGTGGAAAGGAGTAAAACTGATCCAGTAAAACAACCAAATGTGAAAGGAAAAGTCAACCAGCACCCTCCCCCTGAAAAAGGAGTAATGTTGGTGACAGCAGTGCACAGCAACTCGAGTATGTTTCACAATGATTAACAATGATTATTACAGTtagtagcaaaaaaaaaagtgatggaagAATGTAAAAGAATTGGAAAAATAGACAATCTGAGTTTTTCTGTAAGCATGTGGACCTGGATAATGTTAAATGCTTAAGACATCTACATCAGAGGCCTTTAAAACACTGCTTGATGGACTAAGAAGAGGGGTGAAAAAGGTTTTTCTATATGGGGGCTCATGCATAAGCGGCTCTGTGCTCCACATGGGAGTCTGTTAAACTCCAAGTTGACCggctgctctcctcctcagcatcaTGATCATGCCATCAGACGATGAGATCGGGGCCGATGCTGGACACGGGAGCGGCGGTAACGTGACCCAGCCGTTTGTCACGGAGACATACAGATGCGTGGCCCCGTACGAGACCAAAGACACCAGGAACAAGCCGTTCAAAGTGGCGGTGGATGAAAAAATGGACGTGCTCATCAAAGACAAAGCAGGTGAGCCGTCGGTTTCCTGCTAATGGTTGAAGTGGACTGTAAATAGTCAGAGAACTGTTTAAACGTGTGCTCGTGTTGGTTCAGGGTGGTGGCTTGTGGAGAAAGAAGACAAGCGGATGGCCTGGTTCCCTGCTCCCTACCTGGAGAAGCTagacgatgatgacgatgatgacgaaGATGGCGTAAATGGGACTCCTGAAAGAGGTGCGAGCATAGACACAGGTTTTATCAGCACTATTTGCTTAGACAGTGCATACAGTTTTTAACCAGCACCTTAGTGGGTTAACATCACTCAAGACACTGTGACATAATGCACTAAAGTCATTTCTCTGGATCTCAGGAATGATGTACACTGCAGTCAAGAGCTACAAGGCCACCACAGATGACGAGATCACCGTAGCCATGGGGGCGATGGTGGAGGTCCTGCAGAAGTCTGACAACGGCTGGTGGCTCATTAGGTATTTAACACGTCTTTTAACATCACACCAGGAAACTGTAAGATAATAGTCTTACATGACTGTCAAAGAACCGGAGACATAGATAGAGAGTAGGTGGGCATGATAGGCATTTTTCTCCATAAGCTGAAAGCAAAAGGGGAAAATACGTCAGTCTCTGTGAGGATCACTGCTCTGGCAAGACAATGTTGGCAAGATGAGTCGTCTATTGTTATATGCAGCAAGGATGAATACCAGAGCGTGTTTGTGCTCACGCTGGCTTTACATTCAAGAATCCTGGATTAGTCTGGAAGCCTCCAAGCTTTAAACCAGTCCAGATTTTCAACCCTATGcccatgtctttgttttttttaacagatacAATGGTAAAGCAGGCTACATTCCCACCATGTACCTGCAGCCCTACAACTACCCTCATATCCGCATGACCAACCGCCAAGATCATCGCATCCCCCCCTTGCTCCAAGTGCCCTCCCTGAGCCTGGAGCAGCAGTCCCGCCAGCTCAGCCTCTCACAAGGAAACCTGCTgcagcctccacctgtcagGTCTTCGTCACCCCAGCAGCTCCAACCAGACAGCATGCAGAGGTCGCGCTCTCTCAATGTCCTGTCTGAAACACCTCCTGCTCAGCCTGCAGCAAGCACCACTGCACCTGCCACCAGCGTCGACGCCACACCAATGGCCCCAAGGCACGCTCCCCCACCCACAATCATGGTGGAGATGGACGAAGAGGACCATCCAGGCAGCCTGACGGCGGACAGCGAGGGGAGCTTCGGGAGCGACAGCAGCGACTTCAGCTCCAATTACAACTTAAGTTCCTCATCAGCGAGCTCGAACCTCAACCTGAGCTACAACGCCACTGACGAGCGGCTGCGTCTCAGCCGCACGCCTCCCCCCATGGTCAGCAACCGCCTCACCCCAACAAGCCCAGATGGAAAAATGATCCCCAGTGTCTCTGATCCCAGCCTGTACAAGGGCCCGACAACACCTAGGGTGCCACCCAGACCGCGGGCCCAGGAGATCCTCACACGGTGCTCCACTGTCACCCGCAAAAATGCAGCCAGAGGCGGACTGTCGCCCACACAAACTGAGGTACTGAGTCGATGAAGCTTCTATTGGTTGCCATGCTAGCTTTATTTCTATTAATGAGGAACCTAATCTACATTTTGGCCTAAGGATGGAGTTCTGCTAATTATGACTGCTtgtgaactttaaaaaaaaaattgacacaCTGTGTTCAGAAATGTAACTGAGTAAAGAGCTGCAGAATAATTTCTTTATAATGAAGGAATTAAGAGGCATTACACCAGATGTACTGAGGCgactgtggggaaaaaaaaatttctagTGGAGTCTGATTGAAATGTCTTGTTAATGTTAAGAGAGAGTGCCAACAAGTATGCAGAAAATGAACAATGTACTAAGTCCTTGTTTACATATATCCGTATACAGATAAATGATCAGGATACATTCATAAAGCATCTCTTAGCTGTCTGTTTTGaatgatcatttattttccatAGTGGAAACCTTGTGTTGTGCCTTATATGCATTTTGACTGCTGAGTTCACAGAGAGAGATTGATGTGTTTGCAGCAAAAGTAAATGTTTGTCTGGAATACCAGTGTGTGCAGACTGGCCTACTTCCTGCTAAAGACTATTTACAGCGAGTATGTGCTCTGCAATCACACACGTGTTTGAGGAGTTTGAAACAAATTAAAGCTTTCTTGGGAACATACACGATTCAAacctctgttgtgtgtttgtttttaccagTTTCACAACTACATGTAATCAAGACTTTTTCCTGACTTCTCTTTTATGGGTCAAACTTCAAATACACtagatcctacatttcccataatgcaaccaaAATCATCTTTTCGACATTCCTGTCTGGTTAAAAACCACCCTTTGAGAACTTCATGCTCCCTCAGTTTGTGACACCGGCTTTCTGTTATAAATATTCATTgtcagggtttttttgtttttttaaaatcagaccTTCCAGAGAGGCAAATGACATTACACAACTATTTTAATGAGTGAACTGACCTGTGAAATAGACAGAATGTCTCTTTAAGCAAAAAATTGCATCACAGTTTATTAAAAGCTCAAAAATCAATTAGATCCCCTTATCTAAATACACCAGCTTACAGCTGTGGCTAAGACTTATTTTCactattgattaatctgcagataATTTActaaattgattaattgtttggcCTATaacagtctaaaacccaaagatagtCACagactataaaaaaaaaacaaaaaacgacGGCACATTTTCACAATATCCTTTAAGGCAGTCACCCAGCATGTCAATGACAAATGGGTTACATTTAAAAGACACCCACTCAGGCAATTTATAAAGAATATACTGCATATCGCTATATAAAACTACAAGTCATTTTAAATcataagtttttattttataaacatTTGCAGTCATGACATATAAAAACCTCATGGTTATTTAAGGGAGCTTTTGTATTGTGGTCGAGCCGGTCAATCAGGACTACACAACATTGCAGAACTAGACAATGGGTGCTAGTATCTGCAGCAAGGGAAGAGAAAACTGGCTTCAGTGCCTGAATGTTAAGGCAgctctttcttccctcctcctcctcctcctcctcctcaacgTCCATTTTGTCTGTAGAAATAAGACTTATTAACTTTCTTCAAATTCTGCTCAAACTCTGAATGGAGGAACTGATGCACAGTTCAGGTGTTGGCACAAGACGGGAAGTCTTTACGACGGGAATGCACAGAGCGGCCTATTCTCTGTATTATCATCACTCCACacctgtccctctgtctctttctgcacTGCTACACATTCGGTGAGTCGCTCCAGCTAATGGCCCGAGATAAGACGAGCtcctgggttttttttcttccttccagGAGTGAGTCATCTGTTATCAGCTTGGAGATCCCCCGTCAGCTGGCGAAAGTCTGGCATGGTGGAGTGGAAGAAATTGGGAGGCATTTCATCGCTTTTACTCCTGTTTGATCCTTCTCATCTTCTtccagctcttcctcctctgaactctcctccttttcGGAGTGGTGTGTGCCGTTTGCTTTGGGGCTCCCTCCGTTCTCTGCTCGCCTGTCTTTGGTGGACGCTTTCTTGGTGACACTGACCTCGtcgtcctcctcttcgtcttcttctGCTGGGCAATTTGGATCTTCATCTTGTCCGCTGTCGCCATCATCTCCGTCCTGTCTCGCCTCATCGCCGCTGcccactcctctctctttgtcaatCGTGAAGAAAGGCTGTGCAAGAGGAGCGGTATCCATTTCTTCATCTTGGTCCATGCTAGACAGGATAAACCAGCAAAGATTAGATACACACACTTTTCAACAACAATAATCAGACACATATTAAGTTTAAAAGCTAGAAATGTGACGTTTAGAAATGCTATATATCAACAGCATGTGCAGTTTTGTATATTATCTGACTACAATggaagtgtctgtctgtctgtatgccTGTCATTGTGTTTCCTTGAGAACCATTTATCTGATTGACTTTACAGCTCTTCAGAATCAGATATATTTATCATGGTGCGCGATCACTGCCAGGAATTCACACTATGTCGAGTATTAAGAAGTGACCCCTATAAACTGTTACGCCGCCAAACAGCATGCTGGGTAGAGCTGTCGCTCTGTTGCTGGAGATGTTGAATTGTGGCGAACATCAGCGATAAAACTTTCACTTTCGCCTTTGTTCATGGCAATAGCCTGGTCTGAAAGATCAACAAGACAAAGGCTATGTATAAAAAGTTTGTTAGGATGAGCGGCTCTTAAGAAAGCTACAAGCGGCAATACCAAACACTCGGCCTGTTCTGAACAAGCACTGTGCTAGTGCTAGTTGTAATGACACCAACATGTATGATCAATGGCTTAGAGAGGTAGAAGTTTCCAGGTATCATTTTCAGTGTGCTGGTATTAAGTTACACCTGCCACTCCAGT
This genomic window from Pempheris klunzingeri isolate RE-2024b chromosome 17, fPemKlu1.hap1, whole genome shotgun sequence contains:
- the noxo1a gene encoding NADPH oxidase organizer 1a, which encodes MEAQRYPISVRLIGVMHKEKSKMYMMSVLWSDHNDIVIYRTFPDFKKMHKQMKKAFPPASRLKKSDRIIPTFRDKKGKRQRKGPTKSLVRLKFLQKYCNELLGCDPRVCQSADLIQFFHPKDQDLQPEFAKNSIMIMPSDDEIGADAGHGSGGNVTQPFVTETYRCVAPYETKDTRNKPFKVAVDEKMDVLIKDKAGWWLVEKEDKRMAWFPAPYLEKLDDDDDDDEDGVNGTPERGMMYTAVKSYKATTDDEITVAMGAMVEVLQKSDNGWWLIRYNGKAGYIPTMYLQPYNYPHIRMTNRQDHRIPPLLQVPSLSLEQQSRQLSLSQGNLLQPPPVRSSSPQQLQPDSMQRSRSLNVLSETPPAQPAASTTAPATSVDATPMAPRHAPPPTIMVEMDEEDHPGSLTADSEGSFGSDSSDFSSNYNLSSSSASSNLNLSYNATDERLRLSRTPPPMVSNRLTPTSPDGKMIPSVSDPSLYKGPTTPRVPPRPRAQEILTRCSTVTRKNAARGGLSPTQTEVLSR